TTTATTACGGTCACTTTCTCCCGCTCAGCTGGATCTTCAAAAATATCGCTTTTTTCAAGTCATCTGACTTAGTGAACGCGTTCTTTGATTGTGAGAGTTGATGAAAGAAAGTTACATCAGTTGCCAGCatttttgataataaaattattcccgGTCTCATTTTCGTGCAGTTTGTTCCATATCATAGTAGCGTGTGACATTGTAATTTTGATTTACAAACGTCTCGGTGCAGGATCGATGAAAATGGATAACTCTCGACCTCTGTCAACACCGCAGGAATGCGCACGTCAATGCACAGAAGGAGAATCGCCAAAAACCTGCTACTATCATTTCACGGTAGAACTATACAACGTTCTTGGCTCGTGAGTAAAACCTCTTTCGGAAGTTTTGATCCTCTCAAACCTTGGCTGAAGCAGATTCACGTCACAAATAGCGATAATATGGTTACGAAACAAACTAATGCTGATAATTCGATACACCAAATAGATTTGCAGTgcgggaataaatttttctaatcaacCAGCCCTTGCAAACTCTGTACACCTGGCCCAAACAACTCACTGACGAATGAGTGTCAATGCGTGACTTCCGATGGCGTGCCGACGACCGTCTTGACCGTGAACAGAATGATACCTGGACCCAGTATCCAGGTGTGCTTGGGTGACAAGGTCGTCGTCGACGTCCAGAACAAAATGAAAGGCATGGAACTCACGATTCACTGGCACGGGATTCATCAGGAAAAATCGCCTTACTACGACGGTGTACCTTTCGTAACTCAATGCCCGATTTCTCACGGAAATACCTTCAGGTTTGtcgaattattaatataacaTGAGACTGTCCACACTTTGTCCACAAGTCAAGAGTGATACTTGACAAATGGCACGATAAACTCAAATATCACAATTTGAGGTATCAATGGATCGCCGGAAACGCCGGTACACACTTTTGGCATTCCCATACCGGTCTTCAAGAAATGGATGGCGTTTACGGGAATCTAATTATTCGGCAGCCTTGCAAGCAAGACCCTAACAGCCACCTTTACGACTACGATTTATCGGAGCACATCGTGCTGATTAGTGATAGATTTCACGAAGAGGGTACCGAACGATTCCCAGGACTGCTGAAAGGACGTGTAGGACAGGACCCAGTGTCACTATTGATTAACGGAAAAGGGCGGTACACGGTACGAGAGAAACTGACCAGAAGAGTATCTGACCTTCGTATCATGGATTCTGCTGAAACTTCTAAAGGCTTTTCTTCCGCCCAAAATATGGGGCTTCTGATGCGAGGATCTATCCACCGGGCCTTTTTTCGCACAACTTACAGAACATCAAATAAtctaaaattcgaaatttatacTTCACTACAGCACCGGAATAATATGATACACGTTTGCACTCGAATCCGCAAGATGCTTGCATCTTAACTTGAACGCACAACGACAAGAATTGATATTTAAGGTGAAAATACACAACAGGTTACATTCGTCATAGCATTTCACTCGCCAAATTTCTGATACCATCAATTTTACCCAGAGTGAAGAGATGCCTCTGAGATTCAACTACGTGTCACAGGCTTCCAATTTCCGGCCTAGGAAACAATCCTAGAAGTTTAAGCAGAATCCACGATTCAGAGATCTTACACTCTGCTTGTTCTACCTAAGCAATCATTAAATTGTTCCATCCGACTTATATGTTTCTCACACATCGTTTCACTATCTAGGACCCAAGTTCTGGTAATACGACTAACACGCCGTTGGAAGTGTTCAACGTTTTGGCAGGCAAAAAATACAGATTCAGACTCATCAGTGCTTTCTCGACTGTGTGTCCTGCTCAACTCACGGTCGAAGGACACAAGCTGACCGTAATAGCCACGGATGGTCAACCTGTTGAACCTAGAGTCGTCGATAGTATAGTTTCTATGGCAGGTAACGAAAGCTAATCCCGCTTTGTCACTGCGAAAATTAAAGTATCATTCAATGAAGAAAGTTTCTCGCGTGCCGCAATTTATTATCTTGAATTCATTTCAGGTGAGCGTTAcgattttatcattttcgcCAATCAAACACCGCGAGCCTACTGGATCCAGCTACGTGGTATCGGGGAATGCGGTATCACCAGAATTCAGCAGCTCGCAATTCTTCGCTACCAAGGCCATGGAAGATATAACAGACCGTGTTCCGAATCACCAACGTACGATCAGGGGCTTTCCGCGGGAGTGGTGAGCCATTACTGCGATTAACATAACGTTCCACCTATTTTGGTCTTCAACTAGATAGCCCCGAAACaatagtttttaattttacttcaTTCAAGGTTCTTAACCAACTGGGAGTAACTTGCGACTCTTCGGATCAAAACGTGGTGTGCGTTGGCGATCTACGAAAAGCCGGATATGTCGACGAAAGCATCCTTGGGCCAGAGCCAGACGTCAAAGTCTGGTTgccattttatttcaacgattaCAAACCGGAGGATCTCTTCCAGCCAAATACTTATCTTCCATTCTTGAGTAGAATATAGTTTTCGGATTTTTGTTTCACTAGAATACACCGCAAAATTCGTAAACAATTAACAGCATGTATTCGTTCACAGTTCCACCGCCTGGTGTTGAAACAATTGCACTAGTTGGCAACAGGTCATTCTCTTTTCCAACGGCACCACTTTTGTCACAAAGGAAGGATATACCAGCGTCAGAAATTTGTGACCATGAAACAACTCCAGCTAATTGCAGTACACCCTGCATATGCACGCATGTGGTTAACTGTCGACGAAACTCCTCGATTGAACTAGTCGTCATTGATGCAGGTACAGTACGATATTGATACAATTACGTTTCGACGTAACAAAGTGTTTTTTGCTTCTCTCCATCTTGCCAGAACCGTATACGAATATGTCCCATCCTTTTCATCTGCATGGGTACGCCTTCAGCGTAATTGGCCAGGGTCCATCGCCGGCTCCTAATGCAACCCGCCTCACCTTAGATCAGATTAAAGAATTCGACAGAAAGGGACTGCTTCGTAGGCAGTTCGACAGACCGCCTTCCAAGGACGCCATCGCTGTGGGACCAGCTACCTACGTCATCTTAAGATTCCGTGCTGATAATCCAGGCAAGTTACAAGGACTCGGGACATCGTAGATGCAATCACCCTATATTACAATTTAAAATATCCAACCTCTGacaatttttctccctctctcagGCTACTGGCTATTCCACTGTCATTACACGTTTCACTTAGCGATCGGCATGTCTGTTGTCTTCAACGTTGGTGATCCCTCAGATCTGTCGCCGGTTCCACGAGACTTTCCGGTTTGTGGTAATTACCTACCTCCCATCGAGTTTGCCGGTGATAATTCGGGAAACTGATCCTgtatcagcaaaaaaaaacaattcatccACCCCAATGTACGAAAAATCCGGTCGACATAAATTATAGAATTGAGAATAAGTTCTAAACATTTGCATATTaggatatttattattatacatagaaAGTAATATTTGACCCTTTCTGTGTCTACACACATTCTGAGTGGGTAAATGTTCAATTTGCATTACGTTATTCCTCTGTACAAGTACTGCTCACTAATAATTAGTCAACAATATTACTATGTTAACATTGACACATTTCACCTCAGAAATTCTACGCGAAATTTTCGTAGCGCAAATCATTAACCCAGCAAATCTGCAATCTGATTATTAGTATATTAGTTAATATAAGTTACtttttgatttgaatttcttcacaCTAACGCTGTGTCTTCGAAGTAcacttttcagttttttcgcTACGCCCTGTACGCACGAGTATTCACCTGTACGATActtaatcaaaataaaatatggcTTGGAATTTATTTGCTAAAATATTGAAGCAGTCTGATAGCCGTTCGAGCGTCAGCTAAGGTATcagacaaaaaaattcgagtATCACGgtagttattaaaaattaatacctTACGTAAAGACTCGGCCCATGGTGTTCAGTCAAGTGTGATACCTAGCCATGCGTTATCGGAATTTTTCCCCTTTTACCCACCCAAGTTGTCTTTCACTTTCTACTAGATTTTCGCCACGCCCAACTCACGCGAACTTACACGCTTTCAGTGATACCCGACATACAACAATAACCGATATAAccagtttcattttcaacgcATTCGCAAAGTAGAACTTCCGACGTTTCACGCTTTACATCGCGTGTTGCGGCTTTGACGAGACTATACGTGTAAATCCAAGTTCCGTGCGGACTGTGCGAGCCAATCTTCGCCCTCGATCTCCACTCTAGATTGAAACGGGCTTTTATCAATATTGCGCATACTCACCGCAAATGGGTGAAGACAGTTTTAGCACTTCCGGGACTCTTGTACGTACTTGATCGCTAATTACAGTAGCAACGACCGTCTGCGGCTAGCATATTGCGAATGAGTTACCACCGTGCCAGTTGAAATTCACTACTCACCGAAGCGCATGCATGGAGCTATCAGCTCGCCACGCTTATACAACGATCTTTACATGCGCATTTTACGTTTCTATTCTGCAGTCGGCTGTGCATCGTTGTCAGCCAACCGTTACGTCGAATCCcggagaatttatttttatccaatttatTCAGAGTTAACAACTTCGACGAAACTTGAAGCGTCAAAATTGATAGTCCAAGTTCGTTTTCAAACAACAGCCACAGAGAATTTTTatgagaatttcaaattcaactaTGCACTCATGATAAGCGGCACGTTATCGATACACAATTGTAACGCACGCTGAGAGAAGTTCTTAGTTCCGGTTatcgctcagtccttgactattttaattttttaccacaatcgaaaaatatagttttcggtacaaaatgaaaattagttttctagctgttaccggaaagtctagtatccgttactattcttttccattacgatcactcttactagattttcttgtaactgttgcgaaaatttaatgcttgtgcaacgataaattgacgttaaagccttatttaactaaaaaagtagagttaACCGagcaaactgattttgcgtaaAATGTGCAAAACGGTTACACGTACCTCGTTTTCCGAAATCCCAACAATtatcaaacagtttttttaacgatgcttgttttactgaatttttctagttactgtaacaaatgaaatttttctcggtgcCGAACTTGACGAATTAATCGATCGATAAATAATCTTGAATCATTTGACGTGATCTACATGTAtctgtatttttcattaaaagtATCGTTAACAGAGAAATGATTGTATCACAAAATAACTGGTTTACCCCGATGATCGAAATGTTCACATGAGGATTCGTTGAAGCGTGATATCGACTAAACGCGTAGGTGTAACTCGCCAGTATTTATGCTCctggattgaaaataaatgagaCAGTAGTCAGAAAGCAACATGACACGACACGATAAAATCAGCGAACTTTATGCCTGACAAGGGCAGAGTTTAGATCGAATTATAATTAAAGCGATCAGCAAAGGCACGAATTACATGTGCGAAATGTATCACTGATTCGTGAacgtattataatttattcaccaCCTATTCGACGTTTTTATAAGCAGTTATTTAGCTACGAAAATGAGCTTCACCTATGAAGCTATCGCTGTATaaagttttcaataaaattgcaaagcgCAGTTCCGTCTCATCATCAATCACACGATGCACCAACCGTTCATTGCGTGACAAAAATCATACGGATACGCTATTTACTCAGCGATATTACAGGGTATTAAGTCCTTTGTACGGTgaaactttgctctatcgaTGTGCCACCGCTCGATAACGAGCTCTTCCCACACCTTGCACCTTCTAGAAAACACGTGAGCTAAGTTAGCAAGCCAAGTTCGTAAAGCGGAGTTAGCTGAATAAGCTCAGATCAGATCCAACGGCTCGACATGCTCCTTCATGGCGCGTTCCTGGTGCATTTGGCCCTCACCTGCAACTTAGCAAGTGCTCGATATCACCACGGACACAGCGGGAATCACGGTTAGTGTAGATTATGGTCTAATTTACCCCTGAACGTagggtaagtgtaccagttattgcgACGTTCAGACCCAATTATcgacccttttattttccaaatacaaccaaaaaggtcaataattggaAAAGGGTCAGTAACTGGTAAACTTACCTTATTCGCACTCGTGTATTGAATGACAAAATGTTGTACCACtggtgtgtatttttttcatttcctcatCAGAGAACAAAATAGATTTCAACGGACCTGATAATGATTACGGAAAATATCTTGAGCCCAATTTTTCTACACCGGAGGAATGTGCCAGAGCCTGTAGAGACGACGAAATGCCGCGCTACTGTTACTACCAATTCATTTTGGAATATTATGCGACAATGAGCAGGTATGTGAAAAGGTGTTCGTGTATGTTCATGACGTATACTTATATGAAAATAAGCAGCGTGAACTTACGAAACATATTGGCACATGCAGGGCTTAGAAAGGCGTTGAAATTATTCTGTGCAAATAATTGTAAGTGCACATATAAACTCGAACGCGATAAATGACACGCGATGAATAATTTAAccatgaatatttaattttgcgTTGAGAAAGTGACGATTCATCTACAACGGAAGAACGTTACTTCACAGGGCGTGCGAGCTGTGCAAACCCAACAACACCAATCAAATATCTAACGTTCCGCAATGCCAGTGCATCGAAGCCGATGGATTCGAGCGTGGAATGTTGTCGATCAACAGGATGCTGCCTGGACCAAGCATTCAGGTCTGTCAGGACGACATCATCGTCGTAGACGTTCGGAACAATATCGAAGGGATGGAAGTCGCCCTCCACTGGCACGGTATTTGGCAGCAGGACTATCAATACTACGACGGAGTCCCGTTTCTTACCCAGTGTCCCATTACCTCGGGAACCACGTTCAGGTGGATAATACTTTGGAGATTGATTTTTCTACCGCTAAGAGACTCTTGAGAAAAGTACCTCAGACGTACCTCACCGTTTTATTCATTCTGCGATACGTTGTGGTACATGGAGAACGATTAGGCTAGTATTTTTAAACGCTGATTCGGCCGTTCGACAGGTTCAAACAGCCCCAAAGAATAAGGAATGCCACTTTTGAggacatgtatgtatatcgtCTGCTGATATTTAATGCTGAAAATAGAATGATTTTTCATGGTAAGCTTTCCGAACGGTTCTTGCCCCTTGAACGGTTTCATCAACACGCATAAAAAATACGCATCTGATGTTTTTTGATGTGCTACAACGTATCACAGAAGGAAGAGAATCGGTAAACTTCACCTCGGCCGATTTGCTTACTAGAATATCAACCGACTTTGATCCGTTTTCCAGGTACCAATTCACCGCAAGCAATCCAGGCACGCATTTTTACCACTCGCACGCTGGCTTGCAAAAAATTGATGGTCAGTATGGTAGCCTGATAGTCCGTCAACCGCCGAGCGCCGATCCACACACTTTGCTCTACGAGATGGATCTTCTCACTCACGTGATCCTACTGAGCGATTGGATGCACGAAATGTCAAGCGAGCGGTTTCCGGGACGGGTTAAAAACAACCCTGGACAAGTACCGGAAAACGTTCTGATCAACGGAAAGGGACGCTGGAAGGTGATGACTTGATTTTCCAGAAATTGGCATCGAAATTGCAGCAAAGCTTTAATGCAGATCTTCCGTACTTCCAGGATCCGACGACGAACAAGACGACCTCCGTTCAACTGGAAACGTTCGTAGTCCAAGCCGGAAAGAAACACCGTTTCAGGATGATAAACGCTTTCAGTTCAGTTTGTCCGGCGCAGATGACCATCGAAGGACATTCGCTGACTCTGATTGCCCAGGACGGCGAATCGGTGGAGCCCGTCTCTGTGGACACGATAGTTTCTTCATCCGGTAAGCGGTGACATTAATTATGAGTCATGTATTTGGTTTGTACCAAATCGTGATAGCATTAGTGACGAACGACTGTTCATCCTCGTTAAGGTGAACGCGTGGACTTCGTTTTGGACGCAAATCAGGCCGTTGGAACTTATTGGATTCAAGTGCGAGCCATTGGGGAGTGCATTAGATTTAGTCCCAGCCAGGTTGCCATCCTGAAGTACACCGGTGGTCCGGGAAGTCCAAAAACTCTTCGACCCAGTTACTTGGTCGGACTGAAGCAAGGAGTTGTGAGTTGAGAGGCTATCAGCATTCGGTGAAAGATATGGAATACAAAGACGTTGACTTTTTTCCTCGCTTTATGCAGGTTTACAACCCTCTGGATGCCAAGTGTGATCTGCCCAGGCCTAACGCAGTGTGTCCTAATCAGTTGAAATCTCTCGCACCAGTAGCACCGGAAGTCCTGAAAGCCCAACCTGATCATCGGATCATCCTACCTTATCGGTTCCATTCGTATAATAACTCGGTTCACAACCTCTTCAAGCCTGGATCCTACCCTCGATTCCTAGGCAAGCTCGTATTTTTATCCGTAATTTTTGAGAAAtgcgtaacttttttttcgtcatccACAGTGGCGGCAGACGCGGATCATCTAACCAGTCTGGTCGATGGAATATCGTTTGTGTTCCCGCAAGTGCCGCCGCTCTCTCAGTCAATAACCCAATCCGACACTTGCAATCGAATAAACTTACCGCAAAACTGCGGAATCCCCTGCGAATGCCCTCATACTCATCACATCAAAAAAGGCGCCGTTGTAGAAGTCGTCATATACGACGAAGGTAAGCGACGCAAAATGCACTACCCTCGCAGAAGATACTTccatgtttttcaaaactcgtTATT
The Neodiprion fabricii isolate iyNeoFabr1 chromosome 5, iyNeoFabr1.1, whole genome shotgun sequence genome window above contains:
- the LOC124183560 gene encoding laccase-like, which translates into the protein MLLHGAFLVHLALTCNLASARYHHGHSGNHENKIDFNGPDNDYGKYLEPNFSTPEECARACRDDEMPRYCYYQFILEYYATMSRACELCKPNNTNQISNVPQCQCIEADGFERGMLSINRMLPGPSIQVCQDDIIVVDVRNNIEGMEVALHWHGIWQQDYQYYDGVPFLTQCPITSGTTFRYQFTASNPGTHFYHSHAGLQKIDGQYGSLIVRQPPSADPHTLLYEMDLLTHVILLSDWMHEMSSERFPGRVKNNPGQVPENVLINGKGRWKDPTTNKTTSVQLETFVVQAGKKHRFRMINAFSSVCPAQMTIEGHSLTLIAQDGESVEPVSVDTIVSSSGERVDFVLDANQAVGTYWIQVRAIGECIRFSPSQVAILKYTGGPGSPKTLRPSYLVGLKQGVVYNPLDAKCDLPRPNAVCPNQLKSLAPVAPEVLKAQPDHRIILPYRFHSYNNSVHNLFKPGSYPRFLVAADADHLTSLVDGISFVFPQVPPLSQSITQSDTCNRINLPQNCGIPCECPHTHHIKKGAVVEVVIYDEVSQPMLGHPFHLHGYSFKILKIGRFADGRNISQSDIAGVIHKHQMMLDSAQYPRPAGKDTVTVPQAGYVIFRFKADNPGWWLLHCHFLYHISIGMNAIFHVGEKTDLPPVPPMFPTCHSYTPEVRPTFPYLYRGNNSMR
- the LOC124183561 gene encoding laccase-1-like, which translates into the protein MVSTNRGSSVKHPSYVQRYRFFAHTLLILGMICVDLSDAQSARSCDRSMKMDNSRPLSTPQECARQCTEGESPKTCYYHFTVELYNVLGSPCKLCTPGPNNSLTNECQCVTSDGVPTTVLTVNRMIPGPSIQVCLGDKVVVDVQNKMKGMELTIHWHGIHQEKSPYYDGVPFVTQCPISHGNTFRYQWIAGNAGTHFWHSHTGLQEMDGVYGNLIIRQPCKQDPNSHLYDYDLSEHIVLISDRFHEEGTERFPGLLKGRVGQDPVSLLINGKGRYTDPSSGNTTNTPLEVFNVLAGKKYRFRLISAFSTVCPAQLTVEGHKLTVIATDGQPVEPRVVDSIVSMAGERYDFIIFANQTPRAYWIQLRGIGECGITRIQQLAILRYQGHGRYNRPCSESPTYDQGLSAGVVLNQLGVTCDSSDQNVVCVGDLRKAGYVDESILGPEPDVKVWLPFYFNDYKPEDLFQPNTYLPFLIPPPGVETIALVGNRSFSFPTAPLLSQRKDIPASEICDHETTPANCSTPCICTHVVNCRRNSSIELVVIEPEPYTNMSHPFHLHGYAFSVIGQGPSPAPNATRLTLDQIKEFDRKGLLRRQFDRPPSKDAIAVGPATYVILRFRADNPGYWLFHCHYTFHLAIGMSVVFNVGDPSDLSPVPRDFPVCGNYLPPIEFAGDNSGN